A window of the Pseudomonas fluorescens genome harbors these coding sequences:
- a CDS encoding helix-turn-helix domain-containing protein, which produces MTTCNPLQVQAFNTADVTEQIRATPGWVQHYQQMSPGHFAGQIRYLDLQGVEVYEEQMNTRVEQNFSAPEGSLAFCFDRSDNALYLLNEESRNIWITPENYQEIAVVFGPEFVQRNGLDVARLEGLFMAPLNGAQNGLFSRWLSSTLTKLSQTLDQPSKEALTQQLLEDCLFILDNASVCLDGGGLQRRAEERITLKRVGEWAADSPEETLNLLELSRVAGVSLRQLQQTFKAYTGMSPSHWLRLRRLNSARRELLKRSPADTTVAEVAMNWSFWHLGRFSSSYRAMFKELPSETLKRSSSM; this is translated from the coding sequence ATGACAACGTGTAATCCGCTACAGGTTCAAGCTTTCAACACCGCCGATGTCACCGAGCAGATCCGCGCCACGCCGGGTTGGGTTCAGCATTACCAGCAGATGTCGCCGGGGCATTTCGCCGGGCAGATCCGCTATCTGGATTTGCAGGGTGTGGAGGTTTACGAAGAACAGATGAACACCCGGGTCGAGCAGAATTTCAGCGCGCCGGAAGGGTCGCTGGCGTTCTGTTTCGATCGCAGCGACAACGCGCTCTATCTGCTCAATGAAGAGAGCCGCAACATCTGGATCACCCCGGAGAACTATCAGGAAATCGCCGTGGTGTTCGGCCCGGAATTCGTCCAGCGCAACGGCCTGGACGTGGCCAGGCTGGAAGGCCTGTTCATGGCGCCGCTTAACGGCGCGCAGAACGGATTGTTCAGTCGCTGGTTAAGCTCGACCCTCACGAAGTTGTCGCAAACCCTTGATCAGCCAAGCAAAGAAGCACTGACCCAACAGTTGCTGGAGGACTGTCTGTTCATCCTCGACAACGCGAGCGTGTGCCTGGACGGCGGTGGTTTGCAGCGTCGCGCCGAAGAGCGAATCACCCTCAAGCGCGTGGGGGAGTGGGCGGCAGATTCGCCGGAAGAAACCCTCAATCTGCTGGAACTGTCGCGGGTGGCCGGGGTTTCCCTGCGCCAGTTGCAACAGACATTCAAGGCATACACGGGGATGTCGCCGAGTCATTGGCTGCGTTTACGCCGGCTCAACAGTGCGCGGCGGGAGTTGCTCAAACGCTCGCCAGCGGACACCACCGTGGCAGAAGTCGCGATGAATTGGTCGTTCTGGCATTTGGGCCGTTTTTCAAGCAGTTACAGGGCAATGTTCAAGGAGTTGCCGAGCGAAACATTGAAGCGCTCATCGTCCATGTGA
- a CDS encoding family 16 glycosylhydrolase, with translation MPMFKECLLAALFSVSLASNAAQAPPAVPSTGLVLWLDAADASTMSLDAQNRLQRWSDKSGKANDATVDGASSPPQRMENSLNGQAVVRLSGNSGLLGRALRTAKGSATVLIVSRRLPEQAGVDPWQRLFSSRPQATSNDNVLPNFAVSLPQTGAYEPTVSVLELQDVPLGPYGVGRNAVGNAENFRGDIAEVLVYDRPLASLAERQRVFRYLADKWTVAIPVQADTWTRVGPLDALPSHIHPDLPLSDQANAGRWLLNTTLSDEFDGTTLDRTRWHVNNAIGNESLGRKPALFTERNASVSNGHLKIVFRKETLPPKYVQLGFKDYTSAMVRTLERGFYGYYEARAKPMNSAGSSAFWLAWTGMADNATEIDIFEIGGKTKDAASDRAYNMNAHLWATPQSTEHIANGSTWTSPWRLASDFHVYGFDWQPDTLRWYVDGVLVRELKNDHFFYPMQIVFDSEAMWKWFGVVDDADLPSTFEVDYIRMWLRSP, from the coding sequence ATGCCGATGTTCAAGGAATGTCTGCTGGCCGCGCTGTTTTCGGTTTCGCTGGCAAGCAACGCCGCGCAGGCGCCTCCTGCTGTGCCGAGTACCGGGCTCGTGTTGTGGCTGGACGCCGCCGACGCGTCGACGATGAGCCTGGATGCGCAGAACCGTCTCCAGCGCTGGAGCGACAAATCAGGCAAGGCCAATGATGCGACAGTCGATGGCGCTTCTTCGCCGCCACAACGGATGGAGAACAGCCTCAATGGCCAGGCGGTGGTGCGCTTGAGCGGTAACTCGGGATTACTGGGCCGGGCACTGCGCACGGCCAAAGGGTCTGCGACCGTACTGATCGTGTCCCGCCGGTTGCCAGAGCAGGCCGGGGTCGATCCCTGGCAACGGTTGTTCAGTTCGCGGCCGCAAGCCACCAGCAACGATAACGTGCTGCCGAATTTCGCTGTCAGCCTGCCGCAAACCGGTGCCTATGAACCGACGGTTTCTGTCCTTGAACTGCAGGACGTGCCACTGGGACCGTATGGCGTGGGGCGCAATGCCGTCGGCAATGCCGAAAACTTTCGCGGCGACATCGCCGAAGTCCTGGTGTATGACCGCCCGCTTGCCTCGCTCGCGGAGCGCCAGCGCGTATTTCGATACCTGGCAGACAAGTGGACCGTGGCCATACCGGTTCAGGCCGATACCTGGACACGTGTCGGCCCCCTGGACGCGCTGCCGTCCCACATCCATCCGGATCTGCCGTTGTCCGATCAGGCCAATGCCGGCCGCTGGTTGCTCAACACGACTCTGTCCGACGAGTTCGATGGCACCACCCTCGATCGCACGCGCTGGCACGTCAACAATGCTATCGGCAACGAGTCGCTGGGACGCAAGCCGGCGCTGTTCACCGAGCGCAATGCCAGCGTCAGCAACGGCCATCTGAAGATTGTCTTTCGCAAGGAAACCTTGCCACCGAAGTACGTCCAGCTCGGTTTCAAGGATTACACCTCGGCGATGGTTCGTACCCTTGAGCGCGGTTTTTACGGCTATTACGAAGCACGCGCCAAACCCATGAACTCTGCGGGTTCCAGCGCATTCTGGCTGGCGTGGACAGGGATGGCCGACAACGCCACCGAAATCGATATCTTTGAAATCGGCGGCAAGACCAAAGACGCGGCTTCAGACCGCGCCTACAACATGAACGCCCACCTCTGGGCCACGCCGCAGAGCACCGAACATATCGCCAACGGCAGCACCTGGACCAGCCCCTGGCGGCTGGCCAGTGACTTTCATGTCTACGGCTTCGACTGGCAGCCCGATACCCTGCGCTGGTACGTCGATGGCGTGCTGGTCAGGGAGTTGAAGAACGACCACTTTTTCTACCCCATGCAGATCGTCTTTGACAGTGAGGCCATGTGGAAATGGTTCGGCGTGGTCGACGATGCTGACCTGCCCTCCACGTTCGAAGTCGATTACATCCGCATGTGGCTACGCAGTCCTTGA
- a CDS encoding acyltransferase family protein: MNNRRLNELDLLRFLAAIAVVFFHYAFRGYARGDMSVMPYPLLADVAKYGYLGVELFFMISGFVILMTASSNNLKVFFISRVIRLCPAFWVCCTITFLVTLAIGQPRFSADLYQYVINLTFLGDVLGVPPIDGVYWSLFVEIKFYLMIAILLAFKKIEKIETFLVLWLLVSATAEVFAFEKLRSILITDYAAYFIAGATFYIIWDKGFTKARISLLAAAQALASYNAITWAESIELKYSTEYDALIICGVIALFFMTFLFIATHKTSAIGKFVWTALGALTYPLYLLHQMIGFMIFNMAYPAINPHLLLWGTIALMIGASHVIHKEIETPMARLMKKSLSSSFNRLRVD; this comes from the coding sequence ATGAACAACCGGCGACTGAACGAGCTGGACTTGTTGCGCTTCCTCGCAGCGATCGCCGTGGTGTTTTTTCACTATGCGTTTCGCGGGTATGCGAGGGGCGATATGTCTGTAATGCCCTACCCACTATTGGCTGACGTGGCCAAATACGGTTATCTGGGGGTCGAGCTGTTTTTCATGATCAGCGGATTCGTGATCCTGATGACGGCTTCGAGCAACAACCTCAAAGTGTTTTTCATTTCCCGCGTCATCCGCCTTTGCCCGGCATTCTGGGTGTGCTGCACGATCACTTTTCTGGTCACGCTGGCCATTGGGCAGCCAAGATTTTCGGCTGACCTTTATCAGTACGTGATCAACCTGACATTCCTCGGCGACGTGCTCGGAGTGCCGCCCATAGACGGGGTCTACTGGTCACTGTTCGTCGAAATAAAGTTCTACCTGATGATCGCCATTCTGTTGGCTTTCAAGAAGATAGAGAAAATAGAAACGTTCCTTGTACTTTGGCTGCTGGTTTCAGCCACAGCGGAAGTCTTTGCTTTCGAAAAGTTGCGCTCGATATTGATCACCGACTACGCGGCCTATTTCATCGCCGGTGCGACGTTCTACATCATATGGGACAAGGGTTTTACCAAAGCGCGTATTTCCCTGCTGGCCGCTGCACAGGCATTGGCCAGCTACAACGCGATCACCTGGGCCGAGTCGATCGAACTGAAATATTCGACCGAATACGACGCCTTGATCATCTGCGGAGTCATTGCCCTGTTTTTCATGACGTTTCTTTTTATCGCGACGCATAAAACGTCAGCCATCGGGAAGTTCGTTTGGACAGCATTGGGCGCCCTGACTTACCCGCTTTACCTGCTGCATCAAATGATCGGCTTCATGATCTTCAATATGGCTTATCCGGCCATCAATCCACATTTGCTGCTCTGGGGCACCATCGCTTTGATGATAGGTGCGTCCCATGTCATCCATAAAGAAATAGAAACCCCGATGGCCAGACTGATGAAAAAATCGCTTTCATCTTCCTTCAATCGTCTCAGAGTCGATTAA
- a CDS encoding oligosaccharide flippase family protein: MANHRLMTLTWIFTEKFGLILLSMITFVAYARLLSPAELGVGTVIIAIVELIGLVYSSVLEDPLVRLERLEDKHISTAYWAAVLVSLVSIGVISGAVMLYTPDPVLQWMTAVASLKILFTMMARVYVAQMRRSSNFRMLASRTLLGKVAGGVGGIAVALWGLGAWAVIAQALIMELVSIIVLMRADPRRIPFHIDGPILRELLKSGAPVAINALSSQTLQRGVNVVLGITAGANAVGMFNMAMRIIELPRTAIYNGLLSYALPAFSRRSAEPKRLIGIIGDSTAVSGFLLTPLFIGIALTANDLILLIFGAKWAEAIPLLQVLACTAAIGNSAMYATTALVAVNRSHLTIKAEVLTTALALALVYTLGNLYGGMAAAGALFARMLVITPLQIRGLNTAIGYSWHGFFEASYRSVIASLVMAATVLVVLPQLGLQGYLHLIGSIVVGVLSYAVGYSVMHPHWPQEFKSVFTSR, encoded by the coding sequence ATGGCCAACCATCGCCTGATGACATTGACCTGGATCTTCACCGAAAAATTCGGCCTGATCCTGCTGTCGATGATTACCTTCGTCGCTTACGCCAGGCTGCTGTCGCCAGCCGAGCTGGGTGTGGGCACGGTGATCATTGCCATCGTCGAACTGATCGGTCTGGTGTATTCGTCGGTGCTGGAAGACCCGCTGGTACGACTTGAGCGGCTGGAAGACAAACACATCAGCACAGCCTACTGGGCGGCGGTGCTCGTCAGTCTGGTAAGCATCGGCGTTATCTCGGGCGCCGTCATGCTGTACACCCCGGATCCGGTGCTGCAATGGATGACGGCGGTAGCCTCGCTGAAGATCCTGTTCACCATGATGGCGCGGGTCTATGTGGCGCAGATGCGCCGCAGCAGCAACTTCAGGATGCTGGCGTCGCGCACGCTGCTGGGCAAGGTGGCGGGTGGCGTCGGCGGGATTGCCGTTGCGCTTTGGGGACTGGGTGCGTGGGCGGTCATTGCCCAGGCGCTGATCATGGAGCTGGTGTCGATCATTGTGTTGATGCGCGCAGACCCGCGACGCATCCCCTTTCACATCGACGGTCCGATCCTGCGCGAGTTGTTGAAGTCCGGCGCACCGGTGGCCATCAACGCGCTGAGCTCGCAAACCTTGCAACGCGGGGTCAACGTGGTTCTGGGCATCACCGCCGGCGCGAACGCCGTCGGCATGTTCAACATGGCGATGCGCATCATCGAGCTGCCACGCACCGCGATCTACAACGGCCTGTTGAGTTATGCGTTGCCAGCGTTCTCCCGGCGCAGCGCAGAGCCCAAACGATTGATCGGGATCATCGGCGATTCAACCGCTGTCAGCGGTTTTCTGCTGACGCCGCTGTTCATCGGCATTGCACTCACGGCAAACGATCTGATCCTGCTGATCTTCGGCGCCAAATGGGCCGAAGCCATTCCTCTGCTGCAAGTGCTGGCCTGCACGGCCGCCATCGGCAACAGCGCCATGTATGCCACCACCGCACTGGTGGCGGTCAACCGCAGCCACCTCACAATCAAGGCCGAAGTGCTGACCACCGCGCTGGCCCTGGCGCTGGTCTACACCCTCGGCAATCTGTACGGCGGCATGGCCGCAGCCGGCGCTCTGTTTGCGCGAATGCTGGTCATCACGCCGCTGCAGATCCGTGGCCTCAACACGGCGATCGGTTACAGCTGGCACGGCTTTTTCGAAGCCAGTTACCGCAGCGTGATCGCCTCACTGGTCATGGCGGCAACCGTGCTGGTCGTGCTACCGCAGCTGGGACTACAGGGCTATCTGCACTTGATCGGCAGCATCGTGGTCGGCGTGCTGAGTTATGCCGTGGGTTACAGCGTCATGCACCCGCACTGGCCACAGGAATTCAAATCGGTTTTCACCTCCCGCTGA
- a CDS encoding glutamine synthetase family protein has translation MNAPFDQLFTWLKDHKITEVECVVSDLTGIARGKIAPTNKFLHERGMRLPESVLLQTVTGDFVDDDIYYDLLDPADIDMVCKPVSDAVYVIPWAIEPTAIVIHDTFDKFGNPIELSPRNVLKKVLQLYTDKGWKPIVAPEMEFYLTQRCEDPDLPLKAPLGRSGRAESGRQSFSIDAANEFDPLFEDVYDWCELQGLDLDTLIHEDGPAQMEINFRHGDALDLADQITVFKRTLREAALKHNVTATFMAKPIGDEPGSAMHLHQSVVEIASGQPIFANADGSMSDLFRHHIGGLQKYIPKVLPMFAPNVNSFRRFLPDTSAPVNVEWGEENRTVGLRVPTSGPEAMRVENRLPGADANPYLAIAASLLCGYIGMVEGVEPSAAVEGRAYERRNLRLPITIEEALTQMEECDTVAQYLGSKFVRGYVAVKRAEHENFKRVISSWEREFLLLSV, from the coding sequence ATGAATGCCCCTTTCGATCAGCTGTTCACATGGCTGAAAGATCACAAGATTACCGAAGTGGAATGCGTGGTCAGCGACCTGACCGGCATCGCCCGCGGCAAAATTGCACCGACCAACAAGTTCCTGCATGAGCGAGGCATGCGCCTGCCGGAAAGTGTGCTGCTGCAAACGGTAACCGGGGATTTTGTCGACGACGACATCTACTACGACCTGCTCGACCCGGCCGACATCGACATGGTCTGCAAACCGGTGAGCGACGCGGTATACGTGATTCCGTGGGCCATCGAGCCGACCGCCATCGTGATCCACGACACCTTCGACAAGTTCGGCAACCCGATCGAACTGTCGCCGCGCAACGTGCTGAAGAAAGTCCTGCAGCTGTACACCGACAAAGGCTGGAAGCCGATCGTGGCGCCGGAAATGGAGTTCTACCTGACCCAGCGCTGCGAAGACCCGGACTTGCCATTGAAGGCCCCGCTGGGCCGTTCCGGTCGCGCCGAAAGCGGTCGTCAGTCGTTCTCTATCGACGCCGCCAACGAATTCGATCCGCTGTTCGAAGACGTCTACGACTGGTGCGAACTGCAAGGCCTGGACCTGGACACGCTGATCCACGAAGACGGCCCGGCGCAGATGGAAATCAACTTCCGCCACGGCGACGCGCTCGATCTGGCCGACCAGATCACCGTGTTCAAGCGCACTCTGCGTGAAGCTGCGCTCAAGCACAACGTCACCGCGACCTTCATGGCCAAGCCGATCGGCGACGAGCCCGGCAGCGCCATGCACCTGCACCAGAGCGTGGTCGAGATCGCCAGCGGCCAGCCGATTTTCGCCAATGCCGACGGCAGCATGAGCGACCTGTTCCGCCATCACATCGGCGGCCTGCAGAAGTACATCCCGAAAGTGCTGCCTATGTTCGCGCCGAACGTGAACTCGTTCCGCCGCTTCCTGCCGGACACCTCGGCCCCGGTCAACGTCGAATGGGGCGAAGAAAACCGCACCGTCGGCCTGCGGGTGCCGACCTCCGGGCCTGAGGCGATGCGGGTTGAAAACCGCCTGCCTGGCGCCGACGCCAACCCGTACCTGGCCATCGCCGCGAGCCTGCTGTGCGGCTACATCGGCATGGTCGAGGGCGTCGAACCGAGCGCTGCCGTCGAAGGCCGGGCTTACGAGCGCCGCAATCTGCGCCTGCCGATCACCATCGAAGAAGCCCTGACCCAGATGGAAGAGTGCGACACCGTCGCGCAATACCTGGGCAGCAAATTCGTGCGCGGCTACGTCGCGGTGAAACGCGCCGAGCATGAAAACTTCAAGCGCGTGATCAGTTCCTGGGAGCGGGAGTTTCTGTTGCTGAGCGTTTAA
- the galE gene encoding UDP-glucose 4-epimerase GalE, with amino-acid sequence MRKTTLITGGAGYIGSHTALALINAGHKVLVLDNLCNSCRECIRRLEQLTLTRVDFIKGDIRDPVLLDDIFSRYDIEAVVHFASLKSVEESVRKPLDYYANNVAGTLDLCQAMARNNVFQLVFSSSATVYGEPENTPIAEDFGTGKPVNPYGRTKLMIEELLTDLCDSDPRWSIGLLRYFNPIGAHESGMIGEDPRGRPNNLLPCLTQVAIGRIPELTVYGSDYPTVDGTCVRDYIHVVDLAIGHLKALQVLQHNNGIHFWNLGTGVGYSVLQIIHSFEDITGISIPYRFAPRRLGDIAKCWADPGKAGRELGWSAQRGLEQMITDTWRWQSCNPQGYQSSFKIPAPVAVK; translated from the coding sequence ATGCGCAAAACCACGTTGATTACTGGCGGGGCCGGCTACATCGGCTCGCACACGGCTTTGGCCCTCATTAACGCCGGCCACAAGGTGTTGGTGCTCGACAACCTGTGCAACAGCTGTCGAGAGTGCATCCGGCGCCTTGAACAACTGACCCTGACCCGCGTCGACTTCATCAAGGGCGATATTCGCGATCCGGTGCTGCTCGACGATATCTTCAGCAGGTACGACATCGAGGCCGTGGTGCACTTTGCCAGTCTCAAATCCGTCGAAGAGAGCGTGCGCAAGCCGCTGGACTACTACGCCAACAATGTCGCCGGCACGCTCGACCTGTGCCAGGCGATGGCCCGCAATAACGTATTCCAACTGGTATTCAGTTCTTCGGCCACGGTGTACGGAGAGCCGGAAAATACTCCGATTGCCGAAGATTTCGGCACTGGCAAACCGGTCAACCCCTACGGCCGCACCAAGCTCATGATCGAAGAGTTGTTGACGGATCTGTGCGATTCCGATCCACGCTGGAGCATCGGGTTATTGCGTTACTTCAACCCGATCGGCGCCCACGAAAGCGGAATGATCGGCGAAGACCCGAGGGGCCGCCCCAACAACCTGTTGCCGTGCCTGACGCAGGTCGCCATTGGCCGGATACCCGAACTCACGGTGTACGGCAGCGACTATCCCACCGTAGACGGGACCTGCGTGCGCGACTACATCCACGTGGTCGACCTGGCCATCGGGCATCTCAAGGCACTGCAAGTGCTGCAGCACAACAACGGGATTCACTTCTGGAACCTCGGCACGGGCGTTGGCTACAGCGTGCTGCAGATCATTCACAGTTTCGAGGACATCACCGGCATCAGCATTCCCTACCGCTTCGCCCCTCGACGTCTCGGTGACATCGCCAAATGCTGGGCCGATCCGGGCAAGGCAGGACGCGAATTGGGCTGGAGCGCACAGCGCGGCCTGGAACAAATGATCACCGATACCTGGCGCTGGCAGTCGTGCAATCCGCAGGGGTATCAATCTTCATTCAAGATTCCGGCACCCGTTGCGGTGAAGTGA
- a CDS encoding O-antigen ligase family protein, with the protein MSTLTIRYSTLRDAFTLFGILFYIQVITFVLGLGSAASFGDINKDLEGNVANQVCGLITLLVPLFFFIRNKVFLSKTFYRSNFFLLVFLLCVIASIGWSHDPMLSLKRFIALLGVVFFAGFLAYNYSLEKITFMLGCAIGIAALIGLLLAVVMPEVAFLSGGIRDGAFKGVFAEKNAGARLNAIAIVLLLPMIRQRNRWALFCSFFSLVAILLAQSATGVALIISGTISYWYFLTMIRLGINRSQLLFLGCTVLYLLVCLFLYSNFAVLLEMAGRDPSLTDRTLIWELLAPFIDSQFLKGYGFGAFWSSPDADAFITRWGYIGNAHSGYMETLLNGGLIQLTALALMFGEALFKQYRAVTANQAARFRASALVIIGLFAITNYVAYVIPNYRSAEFLVFCTLALTFRHHHATYPESSPAALRQRSSGSALPRDSASA; encoded by the coding sequence ATGAGCACATTGACGATCAGGTATTCGACGTTACGCGACGCTTTCACCTTGTTCGGCATCCTGTTTTACATTCAGGTGATCACTTTTGTGCTCGGTTTGGGCAGTGCTGCGAGCTTTGGCGATATCAATAAAGACCTCGAAGGCAACGTCGCCAATCAGGTCTGCGGCCTCATCACCTTGCTGGTGCCGCTGTTCTTTTTCATCCGCAACAAGGTATTCCTCAGCAAGACCTTTTATCGCAGCAACTTCTTCCTGCTGGTGTTCCTGCTCTGTGTCATTGCGTCGATCGGCTGGTCCCACGACCCGATGCTCAGTCTCAAGCGGTTCATCGCCCTGCTCGGCGTGGTGTTTTTTGCCGGTTTTCTTGCCTATAACTACTCCCTTGAAAAAATCACCTTCATGCTCGGTTGCGCCATCGGCATAGCGGCGTTGATCGGATTGTTGCTCGCTGTGGTCATGCCTGAAGTGGCGTTCCTCTCCGGGGGCATTCGCGATGGCGCATTCAAAGGCGTTTTCGCCGAAAAGAATGCCGGCGCCCGGCTCAACGCGATCGCCATCGTGCTGTTGCTGCCAATGATCCGGCAGCGCAATCGCTGGGCACTCTTCTGTTCATTCTTTTCGCTGGTCGCGATCCTGCTTGCCCAGTCAGCCACAGGCGTGGCGCTGATCATTTCCGGCACGATCAGCTACTGGTACTTCCTCACGATGATCCGCCTGGGCATCAATCGCTCACAGCTGCTGTTCCTGGGATGCACCGTCCTTTACCTGCTGGTTTGCCTGTTTCTGTACAGCAACTTTGCGGTACTGCTGGAAATGGCCGGTCGCGACCCGTCACTCACCGATCGCACGTTGATCTGGGAACTGCTCGCGCCTTTCATCGACAGCCAGTTTCTCAAGGGCTACGGCTTCGGCGCCTTCTGGTCCAGCCCTGATGCCGATGCGTTCATCACCCGCTGGGGTTACATCGGCAACGCCCACAGCGGCTACATGGAGACCTTGCTCAACGGCGGCCTCATCCAGTTGACGGCGCTGGCGCTGATGTTCGGTGAAGCACTGTTCAAGCAATACCGCGCCGTGACGGCGAATCAGGCAGCCCGGTTTCGCGCCAGTGCGCTGGTCATCATCGGCCTGTTCGCCATCACCAACTATGTGGCCTACGTGATTCCCAACTACCGCTCCGCCGAGTTTCTGGTGTTCTGCACGCTGGCCCTGACCTTCCGGCACCACCACGCGACCTATCCCGAATCCTCACCGGCAGCGCTGCGTCAGCGTTCATCGGGCAGCGCACTACCGCGCGATTCCGCCAGCGCGTAA
- a CDS encoding glycosyltransferase family 2 protein, with the protein MCVVIPMYNGADSIEQTLTSLARQTRLPDHVIVIDDGSTDDGPQRVRDFVAPFRLTLLQQANEGQASARNHGMRHSAEAFVAMLDADDQWHPRKLELQLALYDELTRQGRPVGLIDCYAQVNYSDGRRQLDDRLKHGRHFYDFIHANVVNGVSTALVKRDVIMQLGGFDASLRYSEDRFMWTRIAEHWEIHTVPEVLLERTVNGGNMTANPKKYYQNKIRFIEVYLARYGTQLTRQQRIDFELGNHTDFLEAFSRRGEHDQVLGVYRRMLDCSWQTLIFANGKPTLRYLYARARTLRKTTASTTAH; encoded by the coding sequence GTGTGCGTCGTCATTCCGATGTACAACGGCGCCGACAGCATCGAGCAGACACTGACGTCCCTGGCCCGGCAAACCCGACTGCCCGATCACGTGATCGTCATCGACGATGGCTCTACCGATGACGGACCACAACGGGTCAGAGACTTCGTCGCGCCGTTTCGCCTGACGCTGTTGCAGCAAGCCAACGAAGGCCAGGCCAGCGCCCGTAATCATGGGATGCGGCACTCCGCAGAGGCATTTGTGGCAATGCTCGATGCCGATGACCAATGGCATCCGCGCAAGCTGGAATTGCAGCTGGCACTGTATGACGAACTCACCCGCCAGGGCCGGCCGGTCGGGCTGATCGACTGCTACGCGCAAGTCAATTACAGCGATGGCAGGCGCCAGCTGGACGACCGGCTCAAGCACGGCAGGCATTTCTACGATTTCATCCACGCCAACGTCGTCAATGGCGTTTCGACCGCGCTGGTCAAACGTGACGTGATCATGCAACTCGGCGGCTTCGATGCCAGCCTGCGTTATTCCGAAGACCGCTTCATGTGGACCCGGATCGCCGAGCACTGGGAGATCCACACGGTGCCGGAGGTGCTGCTGGAGCGCACGGTCAATGGCGGCAACATGACCGCGAATCCGAAAAAGTACTACCAGAACAAAATCCGCTTCATCGAGGTGTACCTCGCCCGCTACGGCACGCAACTGACCCGCCAGCAGCGGATCGATTTCGAGCTGGGCAACCACACCGATTTTCTCGAAGCGTTTTCCCGACGTGGCGAGCATGACCAGGTCCTCGGCGTGTACCGGCGAATGCTCGATTGCTCATGGCAAACGCTGATCTTCGCCAATGGCAAACCGACCTTGCGCTACCTCTATGCCCGCGCCAGAACCTTGCGCAAGACAACGGCCTCAACCACGGCTCATTGA